From Endozoicomonas sp. 8E, the proteins below share one genomic window:
- the fis gene encoding DNA-binding transcriptional regulator Fis: MTASHIITDKPSVNGQALTSPIESETQTLRDSVEKAMNNYFSHLDGQEVTDVYQMVLSEVEAPLLETVMAYVKGNQTRASVLLGLNRGTLRKKLKQYDLL; encoded by the coding sequence ATGACGGCATCCCATATTATTACTGACAAACCCTCTGTCAACGGACAGGCATTGACAAGCCCTATCGAGAGTGAAACACAGACACTCCGCGACAGCGTTGAAAAAGCGATGAACAACTACTTCAGCCACCTGGATGGTCAGGAAGTGACTGATGTTTACCAGATGGTCCTTTCTGAAGTAGAAGCCCCACTTCTGGAAACGGTTATGGCTTACGTCAAGGGGAACCAGACCAGAGCCTCTGTCCTGCTTGGTCTGAACCGCGGCACACTGAGAAAGAAACTCAAGCAATACGACCTGCTGTAA
- the dusB gene encoding tRNA dihydrouridine synthase DusB — protein MAGVTDRPFRQLCLKMGAGMAVSEMVTSNPKLWNTRKSRLRMDHHAEEFEPRSVQIAGSDPEQMAIAARLNQERGAQIIDINMGCPAKKVCNKAAGSALMREPELVEQILKSVVQAVDIPVTLKTRTGWCPENRNGLDIALMAQDCGITALAIHGRTRQCMYKGEAEYETIARICESLEIPVIANGDITSPEKAKTVLDITGADALMVGRAAQGKPWIFREINHYLEQGKHLPAPENKEIQSILTGHLAALHEFYGEVQGVRIARKHVGWYLQASPSGASLRKRFNSLESAEEQENCILEYFQTLSHHKDIAA, from the coding sequence ATGGCCGGAGTAACAGACCGCCCATTCAGGCAGCTGTGCTTGAAAATGGGAGCGGGTATGGCCGTCTCAGAAATGGTGACTAGCAACCCAAAACTCTGGAACACCCGGAAGTCTCGACTGAGAATGGACCATCACGCTGAAGAATTCGAACCTCGCTCTGTTCAGATTGCAGGCAGTGACCCGGAGCAAATGGCTATCGCGGCTCGCCTGAACCAGGAGCGAGGCGCCCAGATCATTGATATCAACATGGGCTGCCCTGCCAAAAAAGTCTGTAACAAAGCGGCTGGCTCTGCTCTGATGAGAGAACCTGAACTGGTAGAGCAAATACTGAAGTCGGTGGTTCAGGCGGTTGATATCCCGGTTACTCTCAAGACACGTACCGGCTGGTGTCCCGAAAACAGAAACGGCCTCGACATTGCCTTAATGGCACAGGACTGCGGTATAACTGCTCTGGCCATTCATGGCAGAACCCGTCAGTGTATGTACAAAGGTGAGGCCGAATACGAGACCATTGCCCGGATTTGTGAATCTCTGGAAATTCCAGTGATTGCCAATGGCGACATTACCTCTCCCGAGAAAGCAAAAACGGTACTGGATATCACTGGTGCAGACGCGCTTATGGTGGGCCGTGCAGCCCAGGGGAAACCCTGGATATTCAGAGAGATTAACCACTACCTTGAACAGGGTAAACACCTGCCAGCGCCTGAAAACAAAGAGATTCAGTCCATTTTAACAGGTCACCTTGCTGCGCTTCACGAGTTTTACGGTGAAGTCCAGGGTGTGCGTATCGCCAGAAAACACGTTGGCTGGTATTTGCAGGCCAGTCCATCAGGCGCCAGCCTTCGCAAACGATTCAACAGTCTGGAGTCTGCAGAAGAACAAGAAAACTGCATACTGGAGTATTTTCAAACCTTAAGTCATCACAAGGATATTGCAGCATGA